One window from the genome of Pelodictyon luteolum DSM 273 encodes:
- a CDS encoding carbon-nitrogen hydrolase, with protein sequence MSSDIVTIALVQSSCTADPQENIRKATAAIREAAAAGARIICTQELFTSLYFCQTEEYDPFLLAEPVPGPTTELFQDLARELGVVIIASLFEKRARGLYHNTAVVVDADGSLLGRYRKMHIPDDPGFYEKFYFTPGDLGYKVFRTRYADIGVLICWDQWYPEAARLTALKGAEIIFYPTAIGWAAGESSEEVRRSQLAAWKTIQQSHSVANGVFVAAANRVGREGDLEFWGNSFVSGPFGTIEAEAPAGAEIVLLAACDRSRIGHYRSHWPFLRDRRIETYGDIQKRFIDED encoded by the coding sequence ATGAGCTCAGATATCGTCACCATCGCCCTCGTGCAGTCCTCCTGCACGGCCGATCCTCAGGAAAACATCCGGAAAGCAACCGCCGCGATCCGCGAGGCTGCGGCTGCGGGAGCGCGTATCATCTGCACTCAGGAACTCTTCACCTCGCTCTATTTCTGCCAGACTGAGGAGTACGATCCCTTCCTGCTTGCCGAGCCGGTCCCGGGACCAACGACCGAGCTGTTTCAGGACCTGGCACGGGAACTCGGAGTGGTTATCATTGCCTCGCTGTTCGAAAAGCGGGCCCGCGGGCTCTACCACAACACGGCCGTGGTGGTCGATGCCGATGGCAGCCTTCTCGGGCGGTACCGCAAGATGCATATTCCCGATGATCCGGGATTTTACGAGAAGTTCTATTTCACCCCCGGTGACCTCGGATACAAGGTGTTCCGGACGCGGTATGCAGACATCGGAGTCCTCATCTGCTGGGACCAGTGGTATCCCGAGGCTGCACGCCTGACGGCGCTGAAGGGCGCTGAAATCATCTTCTATCCGACGGCCATCGGCTGGGCGGCCGGAGAGAGTTCAGAGGAGGTCCGCCGCTCGCAGCTTGCGGCATGGAAAACCATCCAGCAGTCCCACTCGGTTGCCAACGGCGTTTTCGTCGCCGCTGCCAACAGGGTCGGGCGGGAAGGGGACCTGGAGTTCTGGGGGAACAGTTTTGTCAGCGGACCATTCGGCACCATCGAGGCTGAAGCTCCTGCTGGCGCGGAAATAGTTCTCTTGGCCGCGTGCGACCGGAGCCGCATCGGCCATTACCGGTCGCACTGGCCGTTTCTGCGCGACAGGCGCATTGAAACCTACGGGGATATTCAGAAGCGGTTTATTGATGAAGATTGA
- a CDS encoding 1,4-dihydroxy-2-naphthoate polyprenyltransferase, with product MPEAWFLAIRPKTLPAGAVPVIVGSAMAAADGAFSPLPAFIALVCALGIQVATNFINEIYDFRKGADTAERLGPTRTVAAGLIAEKTMIRVSIALLSAVFLLGLYLVFLAGWPILIVGLFSMLFAWAYTGGPRPIAYSGLGDLFVFIFFGLVAVGGSYYVQALSLSLPVFIAAAAPGAFSVNILLCNNIRDIDTDRGVGKMTLPARIGARWARRIYLILTALAYLVPFALTSFGYSPWSLLSLLSIPLAVTMLRALYGSEGRELNAVLAGTGKLMTIYGALFSAGLLIH from the coding sequence ATGCCTGAAGCATGGTTCCTGGCCATCCGCCCGAAAACGCTTCCCGCAGGGGCGGTCCCGGTGATTGTCGGCTCAGCCATGGCGGCGGCCGACGGGGCTTTCAGCCCTCTGCCGGCCTTCATTGCCCTCGTCTGCGCCCTCGGCATCCAGGTGGCCACCAATTTCATCAACGAAATCTATGACTTCCGCAAGGGGGCAGATACCGCCGAGCGGCTTGGCCCTACAAGGACCGTGGCTGCCGGTCTGATAGCTGAAAAGACCATGATCCGGGTTTCCATCGCACTTCTCTCGGCGGTTTTTCTGCTCGGACTCTATCTGGTCTTCCTTGCCGGATGGCCCATCCTGATCGTCGGCCTCTTCTCGATGCTCTTTGCCTGGGCCTATACAGGAGGCCCCCGCCCGATTGCCTATTCCGGACTCGGCGACCTGTTCGTGTTCATTTTTTTCGGTCTTGTGGCCGTCGGCGGCAGCTACTATGTGCAGGCCCTGTCGCTTTCCCTGCCGGTTTTTATTGCCGCAGCGGCTCCCGGGGCATTTTCGGTCAACATCCTTCTCTGCAACAACATCCGCGACATCGATACCGACCGGGGAGTCGGGAAGATGACGCTGCCGGCAAGAATCGGCGCCCGCTGGGCCCGACGTATCTACCTTATCTTGACCGCGCTGGCCTACCTTGTGCCGTTCGCCCTCACTTCGTTCGGATACTCTCCCTGGTCGCTGCTTTCACTCCTTTCCATCCCTCTTGCCGTCACGATGCTCAGGGCTCTCTACGGGAGCGAAGGGCGGGAACTGAACGCAGTGCTTGCCGGTACAGGGAAGCTGATGACCATCTACGGCGCACTGTTCTCTGCGGGTCTTCTCATCCATTAA
- a CDS encoding NAD(P)/FAD-dependent oxidoreductase: MTLQRVSPDGILDLTIIGGGPTGIFAAFQCGMNNISCRIIESMPQLGGQLSALYPEKHIYDVAGFPEVPAAGLVDSLWKQTERYGPEVILGETVISYRKLENGDFQVVTASGRTFVSRALLLAAGLGAFSPRKLPQLGNISPLEDRSVFYAVKNRADFRDKNVVIVGGGDSALDWTVGLMGVARKVTLVHRMHEFQGHGKTAREVDEAKESGAIDVHLSTEVSAIDLNGDTLQAVHLKRRDGITSRVEADRLLLLIGFKSNLGPLADWGLELVDNAVEVDGHMKTSVDGLYAAGDIASYPGKLKIIQTGLSDAAMAVRHSLTYIKPGEKIRHTFSSVKMAKEKKSEGQNA, from the coding sequence ATGACACTACAACGCGTTTCTCCCGACGGCATACTGGACCTCACCATCATCGGTGGGGGGCCCACGGGCATTTTCGCCGCATTCCAGTGCGGCATGAACAATATCAGCTGCAGGATCATCGAAAGCATGCCGCAGCTCGGAGGTCAGCTTTCGGCGCTGTACCCCGAAAAGCACATTTACGATGTCGCAGGTTTCCCTGAAGTCCCAGCCGCAGGGCTGGTCGACAGCCTCTGGAAGCAGACCGAACGGTACGGGCCAGAGGTGATTCTGGGTGAAACAGTGATTAGCTACAGGAAGCTCGAAAACGGGGATTTTCAGGTCGTGACCGCCTCCGGCAGGACCTTTGTCTCAAGGGCGCTGCTGCTAGCTGCCGGGCTCGGGGCGTTTTCACCGCGCAAGCTGCCGCAGCTCGGCAACATTTCCCCGCTCGAAGACCGCTCGGTTTTTTATGCCGTGAAAAACCGGGCGGATTTCCGTGACAAGAACGTGGTTATCGTCGGCGGCGGCGATTCCGCCCTCGACTGGACCGTCGGGCTCATGGGCGTGGCCCGGAAGGTGACCCTCGTGCACCGTATGCATGAATTCCAGGGCCACGGCAAGACCGCCCGCGAAGTCGACGAAGCCAAAGAGTCGGGAGCGATAGACGTTCATCTAAGCACTGAAGTCAGCGCCATAGACCTGAACGGCGATACCCTTCAGGCCGTGCATCTCAAAAGGAGGGACGGCATCACCTCGCGTGTCGAGGCGGATCGACTGCTCCTGCTCATCGGGTTCAAATCCAATCTCGGCCCTTTGGCCGACTGGGGGCTCGAACTGGTCGATAACGCGGTTGAGGTCGACGGGCACATGAAAACCTCCGTCGATGGGCTTTATGCCGCCGGCGACATCGCCTCTTATCCAGGGAAACTGAAGATCATCCAGACCGGTCTCAGCGATGCGGCCATGGCCGTTCGCCACAGCCTCACCTACATCAAACCGGGAGAGAAGATCCGCCACACCTTCAGCAGCGTCAAGATGGCCAAAGAAAAAAAGAGTGAGGGGCAGAATGCCTGA
- a CDS encoding CIA30 family protein codes for MQERVICDFTNPQCLKWHSVDDEVMGGVSESRFQRGDDGAGVFEGVLSTRNSGGFASVRTFLKERDFRGFLGIRLLVKGDGRRYSFRIRNDDRYDGIVYRSDFQTVAGGWQEVDLPFNAFTASFRGRVIEDAEPLELASIVQIGVLISKEHSGAFRLEIKSIRAYGPEPDALKA; via the coding sequence ATGCAGGAACGGGTAATTTGCGATTTTACGAACCCTCAATGCCTGAAGTGGCACAGCGTGGATGATGAGGTGATGGGCGGGGTTTCAGAGAGCCGTTTCCAACGCGGTGATGATGGGGCGGGTGTTTTCGAGGGAGTGCTTTCCACGCGCAACAGCGGGGGATTCGCCTCCGTCCGGACATTCCTCAAAGAGCGCGATTTCAGGGGGTTCCTGGGCATCCGGCTGCTCGTCAAAGGAGACGGACGGAGATACAGTTTCCGGATCCGTAACGATGACCGGTACGACGGCATCGTTTACCGGAGCGATTTCCAGACGGTTGCCGGAGGGTGGCAGGAGGTCGACCTGCCGTTCAATGCGTTTACGGCATCATTCCGCGGGAGGGTGATAGAGGATGCTGAGCCCCTTGAGCTTGCTTCGATCGTGCAGATCGGAGTACTTATTTCGAAGGAGCACTCCGGTGCGTTCCGTCTTGAGATCAAATCGATACGTGCCTATGGCCCTGAGCCGGACGCACTCAAAGCCTGA
- the hisF gene encoding imidazole glycerol phosphate synthase subunit HisF, whose product MLAKRIIPCLDVRDGRVVKGINFEGLRDAGSILEQARFYNNELADELVFLDISASLESRRTTLEEVLKVSGEVFIPLTVGGGINSVERAREVFLHGADKVSVNTAAVKEPELISRIAEKYGSQAVVVAIDIKKVDGRYIVHTHSGKQPTAYEALEWALKVQELGAGEILLTSMDRDGTKEGYDNDSLALISTAVHIPVIASGGAGSLEHLYDGFTKGHADAALAASIFHFRQHSIREAKQYLRDRGITVRL is encoded by the coding sequence ATGCTGGCAAAACGGATCATCCCCTGCCTTGATGTGCGCGACGGCAGGGTTGTAAAGGGCATAAATTTCGAGGGGCTGAGGGATGCGGGCTCGATTCTCGAGCAGGCGCGCTTCTACAACAATGAGCTGGCCGACGAACTGGTTTTCCTCGACATTTCCGCTTCGCTGGAATCACGCAGAACAACGCTGGAGGAGGTGCTGAAAGTTTCCGGAGAGGTTTTCATCCCCCTGACCGTCGGCGGCGGAATCAACTCCGTGGAGCGGGCCCGGGAGGTCTTCCTCCACGGGGCCGACAAGGTATCGGTCAACACCGCTGCCGTCAAGGAACCGGAGCTGATCTCGCGCATCGCCGAAAAGTACGGTTCGCAGGCGGTTGTGGTAGCCATTGACATCAAGAAGGTCGACGGCCGCTACATCGTACACACCCATTCAGGCAAACAGCCGACAGCGTATGAAGCGCTTGAATGGGCGCTGAAAGTACAGGAACTCGGCGCAGGGGAGATCCTGCTGACGAGCATGGACCGTGACGGCACCAAAGAGGGTTACGACAACGACAGCCTCGCCCTCATCTCCACTGCGGTGCATATCCCGGTCATCGCCTCGGGAGGAGCAGGCTCACTCGAACATCTCTATGACGGCTTCACCAAAGGTCACGCCGATGCGGCCCTGGCCGCCTCTATTTTCCATTTCCGGCAGCACTCCATCCGCGAAGCCAAACAGTACCTACGGGACCGGGGCATCACCGTCAGGCTTTGA